From one Phorcysia thermohydrogeniphila genomic stretch:
- a CDS encoding DHA2 family efflux MFS transporter permease subunit: MERRLIVISVLIVAGMFMTLLDTTIVDIVLPHMMSAFEAEPDDIQWVITSYMIASAVAMPVVGWLGGKLGHRNTYLLGIALFTVMSAVCGIAPNLETMIAGRVLQGVGEGIAVPMTMTLLFELYPPEKRGMAMGMFALGATFGPSLGPTLGGYLSEHLSWRWVFYVNLLPGVLVIYLLMLLMKDDRKEHRGDEKLDVIGFALLSVSLASLITALSKGNDWGWSDERTVVLLYVAAVTAILFIYYELRTGNPLVNLELFRYRFFSFPVLSLALFGMGVYASYFLLPLYLEKLRGFPTVDAGEILFFPAATTGIVSLIVGFLLDRKLLSYKTSIIVGILVFTLGTYIQSRLDLDMSKTQIILLLLPWGAGMGFFFPALSQISLGNFQGELLRQASALQNLLRLVGGSVGTAISTYILISSQSGHLLRMGEKVSPYSPQVTEFLSGWKQFLYYARSTAEGLLSVKAKAVMGMLFQKAAYWHSFGDAFFFATICGILTLIPALLIGKTFEGVKS, from the coding sequence TTGGAGAGGCGTCTCATTGTTATCTCTGTCCTTATAGTTGCCGGTATGTTCATGACTCTCCTTGACACAACCATTGTTGACATTGTTCTTCCCCACATGATGAGCGCCTTTGAGGCAGAGCCCGACGATATCCAGTGGGTCATAACCTCCTATATGATTGCCTCTGCCGTTGCTATGCCAGTAGTTGGGTGGCTTGGTGGGAAACTGGGACACAGGAATACGTACCTTCTCGGGATAGCTCTCTTTACCGTTATGAGTGCTGTTTGCGGCATAGCTCCGAACCTTGAGACAATGATTGCTGGAAGGGTTCTTCAGGGCGTAGGAGAAGGAATTGCCGTTCCGATGACAATGACCCTTCTTTTTGAGCTCTACCCGCCAGAAAAGCGTGGAATGGCTATGGGAATGTTTGCCCTCGGAGCAACTTTTGGTCCTTCCTTAGGGCCTACACTTGGAGGATACCTTTCAGAGCACTTGAGCTGGCGCTGGGTCTTTTACGTCAACCTTTTGCCGGGAGTTCTCGTAATTTACCTTCTGATGCTTTTGATGAAGGATGATAGAAAAGAGCACAGAGGAGATGAAAAACTTGACGTTATTGGCTTTGCACTGCTTTCTGTTTCACTGGCTTCGCTTATAACTGCCCTTTCTAAGGGTAATGACTGGGGATGGAGCGACGAAAGGACGGTAGTGCTCCTTTACGTCGCGGCGGTTACGGCGATTCTTTTCATTTATTACGAGTTAAGGACAGGTAACCCCCTTGTGAACTTAGAACTCTTTAGGTATCGCTTCTTTAGCTTCCCGGTTCTTTCTCTTGCGCTGTTTGGAATGGGAGTTTACGCATCATACTTTTTGCTCCCCCTCTACCTTGAGAAACTAAGGGGCTTTCCTACAGTAGATGCAGGAGAAATACTCTTTTTCCCAGCAGCTACGACTGGTATTGTAAGTCTCATTGTAGGTTTTCTCTTAGACAGAAAGCTCTTAAGTTACAAAACATCTATAATCGTAGGAATTCTCGTCTTTACTCTTGGAACTTACATCCAGTCAAGGCTTGACCTTGATATGAGTAAGACCCAGATAATCCTTCTTCTCCTTCCTTGGGGAGCGGGAATGGGATTCTTCTTCCCGGCGCTTTCGCAGATTTCCCTGGGGAACTTCCAAGGGGAGCTCCTAAGACAGGCCTCTGCCCTTCAGAACCTTTTAAGGCTTGTTGGTGGTAGCGTTGGGACGGCAATTTCCACCTACATTCTCATCTCCTCTCAGTCTGGTCACCTCCTAAGAATGGGAGAAAAAGTTTCACCTTACTCTCCTCAAGTTACAGAATTCCTTTCAGGTTGGAAACAGTTCCTCTACTACGCCCGTTCAACAGCGGAAGGCTTGCTTAGCGTAAAAGCTAAGGCCGTTATGGGTATGCTTTTCCAAAAAGCTGCCTACTGGCACTCCTTTGGAGATGCATTCTTCTTTGCGACTATTTGCGGTATCCTGACGTTGATACCTGCTCTTTTAATAGGTAAAACCTTTGAGGGAGTTAAAAGTTGA
- a CDS encoding TolC family protein — protein sequence MRFLAFLLAFLVPFTVKADTLSTIVKAALENNPEIKRALEEERISELQYREAIANFLPDISLQYTRTSLSDVPGYSMAFPGLPATRFEILESSFYEFKLSLRQPLFTGGRLSFGVKLRKELKTATFYRFKETVLKVLTEVKKDYYSLLEAKSAVEIAEKILESAKEHYKTVKAFYDEGVVPRRDLLEAAFKVKEAEENLERAKSAYRKTLEKLKKDTGYSLENIPLDGEKLDYVPVKLSEEELIDLALENRPIIKALQATKKGADYGVKLTYSQFLPAVFLSFSYDRTDQYPGIGTFDASAVSVLVNFPIFQGGKRFWKLKEAKSKKRQVELSLEETKHAVRLQVVAALSSLKAAKARVEAAEAMVEDAKELLKTSRERYREHVGTSTEVVDAIAYLARAEGFLNSALADYNRALAELEYATGVTLKGAP from the coding sequence TTGAGGTTTTTAGCGTTTTTACTGGCTTTCTTGGTACCCTTTACGGTGAAGGCAGATACTCTTTCTACTATCGTTAAAGCTGCTCTTGAGAACAATCCTGAAATAAAGAGAGCTCTGGAAGAGGAGAGAATCTCGGAGCTCCAGTACAGGGAGGCCATTGCAAACTTCCTTCCGGATATTAGCCTCCAGTACACGAGAACTTCTCTTTCTGACGTTCCCGGGTACTCAATGGCCTTTCCCGGCCTTCCCGCGACACGCTTTGAGATACTGGAAAGCAGCTTTTACGAGTTTAAGCTGAGTCTCAGGCAACCTCTTTTTACTGGCGGGAGGCTTTCTTTTGGTGTTAAGCTCAGAAAGGAGCTTAAAACTGCTACCTTTTATAGGTTTAAAGAAACCGTGCTAAAAGTTTTAACGGAAGTAAAAAAGGATTACTACTCGCTCCTTGAAGCAAAGTCTGCTGTAGAGATAGCTGAGAAGATCTTAGAATCTGCTAAGGAGCACTATAAAACGGTTAAAGCCTTCTACGACGAAGGAGTTGTTCCACGCAGAGATTTACTGGAAGCTGCCTTTAAGGTGAAGGAGGCAGAGGAGAACCTTGAGAGAGCGAAAAGTGCCTACAGGAAAACGTTAGAGAAGTTAAAAAAGGATACTGGTTACTCTTTGGAGAATATCCCTCTAGATGGAGAAAAGCTTGATTACGTTCCAGTTAAGCTGTCTGAAGAAGAGCTTATAGACTTAGCCCTTGAGAACAGGCCAATTATAAAGGCTCTTCAAGCTACCAAAAAGGGAGCAGATTACGGCGTTAAGCTTACCTATTCCCAGTTCTTGCCTGCCGTTTTCCTTAGTTTCTCCTATGATAGAACTGACCAGTACCCCGGAATAGGAACTTTTGATGCTTCTGCTGTTAGTGTTTTGGTTAACTTCCCGATTTTTCAGGGAGGAAAGCGCTTCTGGAAGTTAAAAGAAGCAAAGAGTAAGAAGAGGCAGGTAGAGCTTTCTCTTGAAGAGACTAAGCACGCTGTAAGACTTCAGGTTGTTGCTGCTCTTTCTTCCTTGAAGGCAGCAAAAGCGCGAGTAGAGGCGGCAGAGGCGATGGTAGAGGATGCGAAGGAGCTCCTCAAAACTTCAAGGGAACGTTACAGGGAACACGTTGGTACTTCTACAGAAGTTGTTGACGCCATAGCCTACCTTGCAAGGGCAGAAGGATTCCTAAACTCTGCTCTTGCTGACTATAACAGAGCTCTTGCAGAGCTTGAGTACGCTACAGGCGTTACCTTGAAAGGAGCTCCGTAA